Proteins found in one Streptomyces sp. NBC_00461 genomic segment:
- a CDS encoding ScbR family autoregulator-binding transcription factor, producing MARQLRAEQTRATIITAAADLFDRHGYESTSLSDIVEHAQVTKGALYFHFAAKEDLAHAIMELQSRAWHEVTKELDGRGYSSLESLIRITFGIARLSVEGPIPRAGLRLATGGVAVRPPLKHPFTEWRDMATRRLLGAIKEADVHPDVDVEAVAHSLVSFFVGTRVVGRSLEPVARQPRRLAEMWHVMIRGLVPVPRRARYLSLAARLEREIRTV from the coding sequence ATGGCGAGGCAGTTACGCGCCGAGCAGACCCGCGCGACGATCATCACGGCCGCAGCCGACCTGTTCGACCGTCACGGCTACGAGTCGACCAGCCTCAGCGACATCGTCGAACACGCCCAAGTCACCAAGGGCGCCCTCTACTTCCACTTCGCGGCGAAGGAGGACCTGGCCCACGCGATCATGGAGCTGCAGTCCAGGGCCTGGCACGAGGTGACGAAGGAACTGGACGGCCGGGGCTACTCCTCGCTCGAAAGCCTGATACGCATCACCTTCGGTATCGCCCGGCTGTCCGTCGAGGGCCCGATCCCGCGGGCCGGACTCCGGCTCGCGACCGGGGGAGTCGCGGTGCGGCCGCCGCTGAAGCACCCGTTCACCGAGTGGCGGGACATGGCCACCCGCAGACTCCTCGGCGCCATCAAGGAGGCCGACGTCCACCCGGACGTCGACGTCGAGGCCGTCGCGCACTCCCTCGTCAGCTTCTTCGTCGGCACCCGCGTCGTGGGCCGCTCCCTCGAACCCGTCGCCCGCCAGCCCCGCAGGCTGGCCGAGATGTGGCACGTCATGATCCGCGGCCTGGTCCCGGTGCCCCGCCGCGCCCGCTATCTGAGCCTCGCCGCCCGCCTTGAGCGGGAGATCAGAACGGTCTGA
- a CDS encoding damage-control phosphatase ARMT1 family protein gives MPDTPPAPLILGNEPGSFPHSVLAERHPAIIRQVREAFPYGPAQHRALDALLANCTEGVVEPLPAGAHDRARWESWGSAEYVGRSWYDIPWLWSESYFYRQLLGAVGYFGTGPWQGIDPFRPFKLAELDSQETDEELAALDALSAEDQDRALLHGSLWGNRADLGFRLSAADTETGAADTAPGLVADDSETLWSLLPPSGAGTLCLIADNAGRELIPDLLLIAHLLERGRVGRAVLHVKPYPYYVSDATTADVLDALRRLTGAQGAAPEYGRILWSAMTDGRLMVRAHPFSAAPLPFADMPDDLRAELATATVTIVKGDLNYRRLVGDRLWPPTTPFGEVTARFPGPVAALRTLKSDVITGLDPGTEAALVAAEGQRWRTGGTHALIQVRE, from the coding sequence ATGCCCGACACCCCGCCCGCGCCCCTGATCCTCGGCAACGAACCGGGTTCGTTCCCGCACAGTGTGCTCGCCGAGCGGCACCCCGCCATCATCCGGCAGGTACGGGAGGCCTTCCCGTACGGCCCCGCACAGCACCGCGCACTCGACGCGCTCCTCGCGAACTGCACCGAGGGCGTCGTCGAACCGCTCCCCGCCGGGGCGCACGACCGGGCCCGCTGGGAGTCGTGGGGCAGCGCGGAGTACGTCGGCCGCTCCTGGTACGACATCCCCTGGCTCTGGTCTGAGAGCTACTTCTACCGCCAACTCCTCGGTGCCGTCGGCTACTTCGGCACCGGACCCTGGCAGGGCATCGATCCGTTCCGCCCCTTCAAGCTGGCCGAGCTGGACTCCCAGGAGACGGACGAGGAACTGGCCGCGCTCGACGCCCTGTCCGCCGAGGACCAGGACCGGGCCCTGCTGCACGGCTCCCTGTGGGGTAACCGCGCAGACCTCGGCTTCCGCCTCTCCGCCGCCGACACCGAAACCGGCGCCGCGGACACCGCCCCGGGCCTGGTCGCCGACGACAGCGAGACACTCTGGTCGCTGCTCCCACCGTCCGGCGCGGGCACGCTGTGCCTGATCGCCGACAACGCGGGCCGCGAGCTCATCCCCGATCTGCTCCTCATCGCCCACCTCCTCGAACGCGGGCGCGTCGGGCGTGCCGTCCTGCACGTCAAGCCGTACCCGTACTACGTCTCCGACGCGACGACGGCCGACGTCCTCGACGCGCTGCGCAGGCTGACCGGCGCCCAGGGTGCCGCCCCCGAGTACGGCCGCATCCTGTGGTCGGCGATGACGGACGGTCGCCTCATGGTCCGCGCCCACCCCTTCTCCGCCGCACCCCTGCCGTTCGCGGACATGCCCGACGACCTTCGCGCGGAACTCGCGACGGCCACCGTGACCATCGTGAAGGGCGACCTCAACTACCGCCGTCTGGTGGGCGACCGGCTCTGGCCCCCGACCACACCCTTCGGCGAGGTGACCGCCCGCTTCCCCGGGCCGGTCGCCGCCCTGCGCACCCTGAAGTCCGACGTGATCACCGGCCTGGACCCCGGCACGGAGGCCGCGCTCGTGGCGGCCGAGGGACAGCGGTGGCGGACGGGCGGCACACATGCCCTCATCCAGGTCCGCGAGTGA
- a CDS encoding cytochrome P450, producing the protein MNVREALPVPDVFDPRQYAAGVPHAAYRVLRDHHPVAWQEEPEVLGWPAGAGFWAVTRHADVVGVLKDSATYSSHLGATQIRDPDPADLPFIRRMMLNQDPPGHRRLRRLVSRAFTPGRIDRFTAVARERARTLFAQALRDARAADGTADLVTAVTDDYALLNLADLLGVPESDRGLLLHWTQRVIGYQDPDEAGPPVLDPRGRPVNPRSPAALRDMFAYAQQLAAHKRSHPADDVLTTLAHDGELADAELEMFFFLLTVAGNDTVRSAAPGGLLALAEHPEAYESLRAGRIELTTAVDELLRWHPPVLTFRRTAARDTELAGRRIRAGDKVVVFHASANRDERVFDAPDRLDLSRTPNPHVSFGDGPHVCLGAHFARLQLRVLYGEAVCALPVLRTAEPARRLTSNFINGLKSLPIRLT; encoded by the coding sequence ATGAACGTGCGCGAGGCACTGCCGGTTCCGGACGTCTTCGATCCGCGGCAGTACGCCGCCGGGGTACCCCACGCCGCCTATCGCGTGCTGCGCGACCACCACCCGGTGGCCTGGCAGGAGGAGCCGGAGGTGCTGGGCTGGCCCGCGGGTGCCGGGTTCTGGGCGGTGACCCGGCACGCGGACGTCGTAGGCGTCCTCAAGGACTCGGCGACGTACTCCTCGCACCTCGGCGCGACCCAGATCCGCGATCCCGACCCGGCCGACCTTCCCTTCATCCGGCGCATGATGCTCAATCAGGATCCGCCGGGGCACCGACGGCTGAGGCGGCTGGTCAGCCGGGCCTTCACCCCCGGCCGCATCGACCGCTTCACGGCCGTCGCGCGGGAGCGGGCGCGGACGCTGTTCGCGCAGGCGCTGCGGGACGCCCGGGCCGCGGACGGCACCGCCGATCTCGTCACCGCCGTGACCGACGACTACGCCCTGCTCAACCTCGCCGACCTGCTCGGCGTCCCGGAGTCCGACCGCGGTCTGCTGCTGCACTGGACGCAGCGGGTCATCGGCTACCAGGACCCGGACGAGGCCGGCCCGCCGGTGCTCGACCCGCGGGGCAGGCCGGTCAATCCACGCTCCCCCGCGGCGCTCCGGGACATGTTCGCCTACGCCCAGCAGCTCGCCGCACACAAGCGAAGCCACCCCGCGGACGACGTGCTGACCACGCTCGCCCACGACGGGGAACTCGCCGACGCCGAACTGGAGATGTTCTTCTTCCTGCTCACCGTCGCGGGCAACGACACGGTCCGCAGCGCGGCTCCCGGCGGACTGCTCGCCCTGGCCGAACACCCTGAGGCGTACGAGTCGCTCCGGGCCGGAAGGATCGAACTGACCACCGCTGTCGACGAGTTGCTGCGCTGGCATCCACCCGTCCTCACCTTCCGCCGCACCGCCGCCCGCGACACCGAGCTGGCGGGACGGCGCATCCGGGCCGGCGACAAGGTGGTCGTCTTCCACGCCTCCGCCAACCGGGACGAGCGGGTCTTCGACGCACCCGACCGCCTCGACCTGTCCCGTACGCCGAACCCGCACGTCTCCTTCGGCGACGGCCCGCACGTGTGCCTGGGCGCCCACTTCGCCCGGCTGCAGCTGCGGGTGCTGTACGGGGAGGCGGTGTGCGCGCTGCCGGTCCTGCGCACCGCGGAGCCGGCCAGACGGCTGACGTCCAATTTCATCAATGGACTCAAGTCGCTGCCGATACGGCTGACATGA
- a CDS encoding ScbA/BarX family gamma-butyrolactone biosynthesis protein, with the protein MPQPILTATVPRQLVHRAAVAETFLTDWKRTGADRFRLFAQWPRAHQLHVSPDRSAYEPLLVAETVRQCGALLAHAAYDAPLDHCFVLKELRLSTCPEHLAVGAAPAEPVLDVTVFDVRHRAGRPTALRYDTVVRLGGERVASAHIAVSWTSESVYRRLRGGRTAATVCALPLPSALPAGVVGRALPTDVVLAPPDRHGRRQLRVDTAHPVFFDHPLDHVPGMLLLEAARQAARARTADPAGSATFHAAFHQYAELDRPTWIEVTEGHGTGLEVRGRQGESTVFECLVDAVAR; encoded by the coding sequence ATGCCTCAACCGATCTTGACGGCCACCGTGCCCCGTCAGCTCGTTCACCGGGCAGCCGTCGCGGAGACGTTTCTCACCGACTGGAAGCGGACCGGAGCCGACCGGTTCAGGCTTTTCGCGCAGTGGCCCCGGGCGCACCAGTTACACGTGTCGCCGGACCGGTCCGCGTACGAGCCGCTGCTCGTCGCGGAGACCGTCCGCCAGTGCGGGGCACTCCTCGCGCACGCCGCCTACGACGCCCCGCTCGACCACTGCTTCGTCCTCAAGGAACTCCGCCTCAGCACCTGTCCCGAGCATCTCGCCGTCGGTGCCGCACCCGCCGAACCCGTCCTCGACGTCACCGTCTTCGACGTCCGCCACCGCGCGGGACGCCCCACCGCGCTCCGCTACGACACCGTCGTGCGCCTGGGCGGTGAGCGTGTCGCGAGCGCGCACATCGCCGTCAGCTGGACCAGCGAGTCCGTCTACCGCAGACTCCGCGGCGGCCGCACCGCGGCGACCGTCTGCGCCCTGCCGCTCCCGTCGGCCCTGCCGGCCGGCGTCGTGGGCCGTGCCCTGCCCACGGACGTGGTGCTCGCCCCGCCCGACCGCCACGGCCGCCGACAACTACGGGTAGATACCGCGCATCCCGTTTTCTTCGACCATCCGCTCGACCACGTGCCCGGCATGCTGCTCCTGGAGGCGGCCCGCCAGGCCGCCCGCGCACGCACCGCCGACCCGGCCGGGTCAGCGACCTTCCATGCGGCCTTCCATCAGTACGCCGAGCTGGACAGACCCACCTGGATCGAGGTGACCGAGGGGCACGGGACGGGCCTCGAAGTCCGGGGAAGACAGGGTGAGTCGACGGTCTTCGAGTGCCTCGTCGACGCCGTCGCACGGTGA